Proteins from a single region of Catenulispora acidiphila DSM 44928:
- a CDS encoding ABC transporter permease, with translation MTTYLIRRFFQSIVTLFIVSLATFGMMHMMPNGVARAMLGKNYNPQSLAVLNHKLGLDRPLIVQYGHWLDRLALHFDLGYSYQRNQSVNDLLKETLGQSIYIVGLALLFTIVLSVPLGVVQATRRNSVTDYTITTFSFIGYAVPVFFLGVVLRDLFQVQFHLIPIANQIDSFHAAFSQPAQMILPVATLVVSGVAGYSRYMRSSMLDELTQDYVRTAIAKGATKRRVLYGHVLRNAMIPMITLVGLSLPALVGGALLVEQIFNIQGIGVLTINAALQNDFVIVLGTTMLTALVTVIGSLVADISYAALDPRVRLT, from the coding sequence GTGACCACCTACCTGATCCGCCGATTCTTCCAGTCGATCGTGACGCTGTTCATCGTCTCGCTCGCCACGTTCGGCATGATGCACATGATGCCCAACGGCGTGGCGCGGGCGATGCTGGGGAAGAACTACAACCCGCAGAGCCTGGCGGTCCTGAACCACAAGCTGGGGCTGGACCGCCCGCTGATCGTGCAGTACGGGCACTGGCTCGACCGGCTGGCCCTGCACTTCGACCTGGGCTACAGCTACCAGCGCAACCAGAGTGTCAATGATCTGCTGAAGGAAACGCTGGGGCAGTCGATCTACATCGTCGGCCTGGCCCTGCTGTTCACGATCGTCCTCTCGGTCCCGCTGGGCGTGGTGCAGGCCACCCGCCGCAACTCGGTCACCGACTACACCATCACCACGTTCTCCTTCATCGGCTACGCGGTCCCGGTGTTCTTCCTCGGCGTCGTGCTGCGCGACCTGTTCCAGGTGCAGTTCCACCTGATCCCGATCGCCAACCAGATCGACTCCTTCCACGCCGCGTTCTCCCAGCCGGCCCAGATGATCCTGCCCGTGGCCACACTGGTGGTCAGCGGGGTGGCCGGATACAGCCGGTACATGCGCTCCTCGATGCTCGACGAGCTCACCCAGGACTACGTGCGCACGGCGATCGCCAAGGGCGCGACCAAGCGCCGCGTGCTCTACGGGCACGTGCTGCGCAACGCGATGATCCCCATGATCACCCTGGTCGGCCTGTCCCTGCCGGCCCTGGTCGGCGGCGCGCTGCTGGTGGAGCAGATCTTCAACATCCAGGGCATCGGCGTGCTGACCATCAACGCCGCGCTGCAGAACGACTTCGTGATCGTCCTGGGCACCACGATGCTCACGGCGCTGGTGACGGTCATCGGGTCGCTGGTGGCCGACATCTCCTACGCCGCCCTGGACCCACGAGTAAGGCTCACCTGA
- a CDS encoding ABC transporter permease produces MGAFIVRRLLNYVVLVFVATSLAYLGASSAFHPKDMYLQKNPPTPAVVMYHELDQRNENPQKPVLERYAHWVGGVAHGDFGQTWQLDSVGKHFSISVWVTVRLVSVAAILSAVLGILIGSFQAVRQYKFSDHAITFGSYIVFAMPVFVLAPLLKLIAVQVNKAVGGDTPFLQYQGEIDPNASGFFGQLFSRADHLLLPTISLTLGLIAFYSRYQRGQMLDVLGSDFLRTARAKGLTKGRAILKHGVRTAVIPVMTLVTYSTILTFAGAIITERVFGWNGLGSWFTDATNHSDVNSVAVITLFSAVLVLIAGMLSDVITAVLDPRVRL; encoded by the coding sequence ATGGGTGCCTTCATAGTTCGCAGGCTTCTGAACTATGTGGTCTTGGTGTTCGTCGCCACGTCGCTGGCGTACCTGGGCGCGTCCTCGGCGTTCCACCCCAAGGACATGTACCTGCAGAAGAACCCGCCGACCCCGGCCGTGGTCATGTACCACGAGCTGGACCAGCGCAACGAGAACCCGCAGAAGCCGGTGCTCGAGCGCTACGCGCACTGGGTCGGCGGCGTCGCCCACGGCGACTTCGGCCAGACCTGGCAGCTGGACTCGGTCGGCAAGCACTTCTCGATCAGCGTGTGGGTCACCGTGCGCCTGGTCAGCGTCGCGGCCATCCTCTCGGCCGTCCTCGGGATCCTGATCGGCTCCTTCCAAGCCGTCAGACAGTACAAGTTCAGTGATCACGCGATCACCTTCGGGTCCTACATCGTCTTCGCGATGCCGGTCTTCGTGCTGGCGCCGCTGCTGAAGCTGATCGCGGTCCAGGTGAACAAGGCGGTCGGCGGCGACACCCCGTTCCTGCAGTACCAGGGCGAGATCGACCCGAACGCCAGCGGCTTCTTCGGGCAGCTGTTCAGCCGCGCCGACCACCTGCTGCTGCCGACCATCTCGCTGACGCTGGGGCTGATCGCCTTCTACAGCCGCTATCAGCGCGGCCAGATGCTCGACGTCCTGGGCTCGGACTTCCTGCGCACGGCACGGGCCAAGGGCCTGACGAAGGGCCGGGCGATCCTCAAGCACGGCGTGCGCACCGCGGTCATCCCGGTCATGACGCTGGTGACCTACTCCACGATCCTGACCTTCGCCGGCGCGATCATCACCGAGCGGGTCTTCGGCTGGAACGGCCTGGGTTCCTGGTTCACCGACGCGACGAACCACTCCGACGTGAACTCGGTGGCGGTGATCACCCTGTTCTCCGCGGTGCTGGTGCTGATCGCCGGGATGCTCTCGGACGTCATCACCGCCGTGCTCGACCCCCGGGTCCGGCTGTGA
- a CDS encoding ABC transporter permease, whose product MTAPTPADTVAESVETLAAVPRGSGRTALVWRRFRRNTFAMVGLVGLVLLFAFAFLGPLLTHWSPGDIDLINTQSGPTGDHFFGTDDVGHDMFAQTVSGMQKSLIIGLLVALLSTGSAGLLGTAAAYFGGWWEKAISWLTDLFLVVPSLLMLIILSPYFQGASWLVLVPMIAVFSWMITSRVVRGMTLTIREREFVRAARYMGVPSWTIIRRHILPNISSILIVDYTLNVGAAIVTESFLSFLGFGIQSPNVSLGTVINDGAQFASTDQWYLFVFPASVLVLIILCVNFIGDGLRDALDPNSTGASAR is encoded by the coding sequence ATGACCGCTCCGACCCCGGCCGACACCGTCGCCGAGTCCGTCGAGACCCTGGCGGCCGTCCCGCGCGGCTCCGGGCGCACCGCCCTGGTCTGGCGCCGGTTCCGCCGCAACACCTTCGCCATGGTGGGCCTGGTCGGCCTGGTGCTGCTGTTCGCTTTCGCGTTCCTCGGCCCTTTGCTGACCCACTGGTCGCCGGGCGACATCGACCTGATCAACACCCAGTCCGGGCCGACCGGCGACCACTTCTTCGGCACCGACGACGTCGGCCACGACATGTTCGCCCAGACCGTCTCCGGGATGCAGAAGTCGCTGATCATCGGTCTGCTGGTGGCGCTGCTGTCCACGGGCTCGGCGGGCCTGCTGGGCACCGCCGCGGCCTACTTCGGCGGCTGGTGGGAGAAGGCCATCAGCTGGCTGACCGACCTGTTCCTGGTCGTGCCCTCGCTGCTGATGCTGATCATCCTCTCGCCGTACTTCCAGGGCGCGAGCTGGCTGGTGCTGGTGCCGATGATCGCGGTGTTCAGCTGGATGATCACCTCGCGGGTGGTGCGCGGCATGACGCTGACCATCCGGGAGCGGGAGTTCGTGCGCGCCGCCCGGTACATGGGCGTGCCGTCCTGGACGATCATCCGCCGGCACATCCTGCCCAACATCTCCTCGATCCTGATCGTCGACTACACGCTGAACGTGGGCGCTGCGATCGTCACCGAGTCGTTCCTGTCCTTCCTGGGCTTCGGTATCCAGAGCCCGAACGTCTCGCTGGGCACCGTGATCAATGACGGGGCGCAGTTCGCCTCCACCGACCAGTGGTACCTGTTCGTGTTCCCGGCCTCGGTCCTGGTGCTGATCATCCTGTGCGTCAACTTCATCGGGGACGGCCTGCGCGACGCCCTCGACCCCAACTCGACGGGAGCCTCGGCCCGATGA
- a CDS encoding ABC transporter family substrate-binding protein, which translates to MSSITKKSPAILAVLATAALATSACSSSKSSSAGGSSSGGGKSIPVATANDINAKDASTLKGGTLTLAIDQYSSQWNGMTNNGNEQDTQKVLSTMMPQLFHFDATGKATPNADYLVSADESTVAGKQTVTYKLNPKAKWSDGTPITYKDFVATWKGEEGSAAGFDVASSTGYDQMASVVRGADDFTVVVTYKTPFSDWKSMFDQFDGGGLYPASKVSTADGWNKSYMNAIPVTAGPFKLEGMDPTNKTVSVIADPNWWGAKPILSKIVFRAIEDTSAQADAYNNHEIDAFEVGPQSALYAKIKDTTDSTVHYAGGPDWRHISMNTQSPALKDDAVRKAIYQALDRQQIADVDLKNLGTWKPTVLNNRFFVNNQTGYQDNGADVAFNPTAANAALDAAGWVKGGDGIRAKGGVKLNLKWIEPQGVKTTSNEAQMVKADLAKIGVGLVETPVNSDDFFDKYINTGNFDITAFAYTGNPFPVSSGAPQIQSVTDPKNIHNNPRLDSNPAIDQALTKALEDTDPTQAIADANAADKLATDQASLIPLYQRPQIWATKTNLANFGSFGFQDYDWTKVGFTS; encoded by the coding sequence ATGTCCAGCATCACCAAGAAGTCGCCGGCCATCCTCGCGGTGCTGGCGACGGCCGCCCTCGCGACGTCGGCCTGTTCCTCCAGCAAGAGCTCGTCCGCGGGCGGGTCGTCCTCCGGCGGCGGCAAGTCGATCCCGGTCGCGACCGCCAACGACATCAACGCCAAGGACGCCTCGACCCTCAAGGGCGGCACCCTGACCCTCGCGATCGACCAGTACTCGTCGCAGTGGAACGGCATGACGAACAACGGCAACGAGCAGGACACCCAGAAGGTGCTGTCCACGATGATGCCGCAGCTGTTCCACTTCGACGCCACCGGCAAGGCCACACCGAACGCGGACTACCTGGTCTCCGCCGACGAGAGCACCGTCGCGGGCAAGCAGACGGTCACCTACAAGCTGAACCCGAAGGCGAAGTGGTCGGACGGCACCCCGATCACCTACAAGGACTTCGTCGCCACCTGGAAGGGCGAGGAGGGCTCGGCGGCCGGCTTCGACGTCGCGAGCTCCACCGGCTATGACCAGATGGCCTCGGTCGTGCGCGGCGCCGACGACTTCACCGTCGTGGTGACCTACAAGACGCCGTTCTCGGACTGGAAGTCCATGTTCGACCAGTTCGACGGCGGCGGCCTGTACCCGGCCTCGAAGGTCTCCACGGCCGACGGCTGGAACAAGTCCTACATGAACGCCATCCCGGTCACCGCCGGCCCGTTCAAGCTCGAGGGCATGGACCCGACGAACAAGACCGTCTCGGTCATCGCCGACCCGAACTGGTGGGGCGCCAAGCCGATCCTGAGCAAGATCGTCTTCCGGGCGATCGAGGACACCTCGGCCCAGGCCGACGCCTACAACAACCACGAGATCGACGCCTTCGAGGTCGGCCCGCAGTCGGCGCTGTACGCGAAGATCAAGGACACCACCGACAGCACCGTGCACTACGCCGGCGGCCCGGACTGGCGCCACATCTCGATGAACACCCAGAGCCCGGCGCTGAAGGACGACGCCGTCCGCAAGGCGATCTACCAGGCGCTGGACCGCCAGCAGATCGCCGACGTGGACCTGAAGAACCTCGGCACCTGGAAGCCCACGGTCCTGAACAACCGCTTCTTCGTGAACAACCAGACCGGCTACCAGGACAACGGCGCCGACGTCGCCTTCAACCCGACCGCCGCCAACGCCGCCCTCGACGCCGCCGGCTGGGTCAAGGGCGGCGACGGCATCCGCGCCAAGGGCGGCGTGAAGCTCAACCTGAAGTGGATCGAGCCCCAGGGCGTGAAGACCACCTCCAACGAGGCCCAGATGGTCAAGGCGGACCTCGCCAAGATCGGCGTCGGCCTGGTGGAGACCCCGGTCAACAGCGACGACTTCTTCGACAAGTACATCAACACCGGCAACTTCGACATCACCGCCTTCGCCTACACCGGCAACCCCTTCCCGGTCAGCAGCGGCGCCCCCCAGATCCAGTCGGTGACCGACCCCAAGAACATCCACAACAACCCCCGCCTGGACTCCAACCCGGCGATCGACCAGGCCCTGACCAAGGCCCTGGAGGACACCGACCCCACCCAGGCCATAGCCGACGCCAACGCCGCGGACAAGCTCGCCACCGACCAGGCCAGCCTGATCCCGCTCTACCAGCGCCCCCAGATCTGGGCCACCAAGACGAACCTGGCCAACTTCGGCTCCTTCGGCTTCCAGGACTACGACTGGACGAAGGTCGGCTTCACCAGCTGA
- a CDS encoding ABC transporter ATP-binding protein: MALLEVQNLHTQIKLKRSVVQAVDGISFTVEAGETIGIVGESGSGKTMTAMSIMRLLPNGGSSPDGSIFLDGRDLLQLDEDQMAKVRGNDVGMIFQDPMTSLNPTMTIGKQIAESVRIHRGASKAEGHDRAIEVLSLVGMPSPAQRARDYPHQLSGGMRQRAMIAIALANEPKLLIADEPTTALDVTVQKQILELIDGLRERLGMAVILVTHDLGVIAGRADRVNVMYAGRIVETTTTERLYSNPRHPYTEALFDSLPERGADSGTRLYSIPGMPPDLTRPPAACRFAARCRYAQDDCRAQDPPSRVDEVGHEFACFHPVGAAERSSQEAVVTLTDRTTAEVLPSAELGEVLLEVTDLVKDFPITKGFLRRQIGSVSAVAGVSFSIRKGETVGLVGESGCGKTTVAKLIAGLEDTTSGSMQLGGADLAALKPGERRKYSRDVQLMFQDSYAAMDPRMRVRTVVREPLDIQKVGDKESRDARIQELFEQVGLPASALERYPHEFSGGQRQRVGFARALAPAPRLIVADEPVSALDVSIQSQVLNLMKDVQAEHGLSYLFISHDLSVVRYVSDRIGVMYLGKLVEIGPAESVYSRPVHHYTRGLLDTIPVADPETEKAKARSGIVGELPSAINPPSGCRFRTRCPAAQEICGQSEPPLVPYGSDGHQAACHFPIWE, from the coding sequence ATGGCACTTCTAGAGGTCCAGAACCTCCACACCCAGATCAAGCTGAAGCGCTCGGTGGTCCAGGCCGTCGACGGCATCAGCTTCACCGTCGAGGCCGGGGAGACCATCGGCATCGTCGGGGAGTCCGGCTCGGGCAAGACCATGACCGCGATGTCGATCATGCGCCTGCTGCCCAACGGCGGCTCCAGCCCGGACGGCAGCATCTTCCTGGACGGCCGGGACCTGCTGCAGCTCGACGAGGACCAGATGGCCAAGGTCCGCGGCAACGACGTCGGAATGATCTTCCAGGATCCGATGACCTCGCTGAACCCGACGATGACCATCGGCAAGCAGATCGCCGAGTCGGTCCGGATCCACCGCGGCGCGAGCAAGGCCGAGGGCCACGACCGCGCGATCGAGGTGCTCTCGCTGGTCGGCATGCCCTCCCCGGCGCAGCGCGCCCGGGACTATCCGCACCAGCTCTCCGGCGGCATGCGCCAGCGCGCGATGATCGCCATCGCGCTGGCCAACGAGCCCAAGCTCCTGATCGCCGACGAGCCGACCACCGCGCTCGACGTGACCGTGCAGAAGCAGATCCTGGAGCTGATCGACGGCCTGCGCGAGCGCCTGGGCATGGCGGTCATCCTGGTCACGCACGACCTCGGCGTCATCGCCGGGCGCGCGGACCGGGTGAACGTGATGTACGCCGGCCGGATCGTGGAGACCACGACCACCGAGCGGCTGTACTCCAATCCGCGGCACCCCTACACCGAGGCGCTGTTCGACTCGCTGCCCGAGCGCGGCGCGGACAGCGGCACCCGGCTGTACTCGATCCCCGGCATGCCGCCGGACCTCACCAGGCCGCCGGCCGCCTGCCGGTTCGCGGCGCGGTGCCGGTACGCGCAGGACGACTGCCGCGCGCAGGACCCGCCCTCCCGCGTCGACGAGGTGGGCCACGAGTTCGCCTGCTTCCACCCGGTCGGCGCCGCCGAGCGCTCCAGCCAGGAGGCGGTGGTCACCCTCACCGACCGCACCACGGCCGAGGTGCTGCCGTCGGCGGAGCTGGGCGAGGTGCTGCTGGAGGTCACCGACCTGGTCAAGGACTTCCCGATCACCAAGGGTTTCCTGCGCCGGCAGATCGGCTCGGTCAGCGCGGTGGCCGGGGTGTCCTTCAGCATCCGCAAGGGCGAGACCGTGGGCCTGGTCGGGGAATCCGGCTGCGGCAAGACCACGGTGGCCAAGCTGATCGCCGGGCTGGAGGACACCACCTCCGGCTCGATGCAGCTGGGCGGGGCGGACCTGGCGGCGCTGAAGCCGGGCGAGCGGCGCAAGTACAGCCGCGACGTCCAGCTGATGTTCCAGGACAGCTACGCCGCGATGGACCCGCGTATGCGGGTGCGCACCGTGGTCCGCGAGCCGCTGGACATCCAGAAGGTTGGGGACAAGGAGTCCCGGGACGCCCGGATCCAGGAGCTGTTCGAGCAGGTCGGTCTGCCGGCCTCGGCGCTGGAGCGGTACCCGCACGAGTTCTCCGGCGGCCAGCGGCAGCGCGTCGGCTTCGCCCGGGCGCTCGCGCCGGCGCCGAGGCTGATCGTCGCCGACGAGCCGGTCTCGGCGCTGGACGTCTCGATCCAGTCGCAGGTCCTGAACCTGATGAAGGACGTACAGGCCGAGCACGGGCTGTCCTACCTGTTCATCTCGCACGACCTGTCGGTGGTCCGCTACGTGTCCGACCGCATCGGCGTGATGTACCTGGGCAAGCTGGTGGAGATCGGTCCGGCCGAGTCGGTGTACTCCCGGCCCGTCCACCACTACACCCGGGGTCTGCTGGACACCATCCCGGTGGCCGATCCGGAGACGGAGAAGGCCAAGGCCCGCAGCGGCATCGTCGGCGAGCTGCCGAGCGCGATCAACCCGCCCTCGGGCTGCCGGTTCCGCACCCGGTGCCCGGCGGCGCAGGAGATCTGCGGGCAGTCCGAACCGCCGCTGGTGCCCTACGGCAGCGACGGGCATCAGGCCGCGTGCCACTTCCCGATCTGGGAGTAG
- a CDS encoding ABC transporter permease yields the protein MDEIAVESPGAGESFPSTEQMLGLEPTEKPRSMFRRGLEVFLENRLAVVAFGVLVFYVVLCFLGPLVYHGNTSNVQMDEITLAPGPSHPLGTDQNGVDELGKLMKAGQISLEIGIASGVLASVIGMLYGAIAGYVGGWVDSIMMRTIDALLSIPLIFALIYIASTRGRTKMVFILVIALTSWFGLTRLTRGDTLTIKVRDYVAACRMMGGRSPRIIFRHILPNTIGTTIVNTSLSIANSVFALSVLSYIGLGLQAPNDDWGGMFANGSSYLDQNFWWMIYPPGVSIVLIIISCNFIGDALRDAFETRLQKR from the coding sequence ATGGACGAGATCGCCGTCGAATCCCCCGGAGCGGGGGAGAGTTTCCCGTCGACCGAGCAGATGCTGGGCCTGGAGCCGACCGAGAAGCCGCGCTCGATGTTCCGCCGCGGTCTGGAGGTCTTCCTGGAGAACCGGTTGGCCGTGGTCGCCTTCGGCGTGCTGGTTTTCTACGTCGTGCTGTGCTTCCTGGGACCGCTGGTCTACCACGGCAACACCTCGAACGTGCAGATGGACGAGATCACCCTGGCGCCGGGCCCCAGCCACCCGCTGGGCACCGACCAGAACGGCGTGGACGAGCTCGGCAAGCTGATGAAGGCCGGCCAGATCTCGCTGGAGATCGGCATCGCCTCCGGCGTGCTGGCCTCGGTGATCGGCATGCTGTACGGCGCGATCGCCGGCTACGTCGGCGGCTGGGTGGACTCGATCATGATGCGCACGATCGACGCGCTGCTGTCGATCCCGCTCATCTTCGCGCTGATCTACATCGCCTCCACGCGCGGGCGCACCAAGATGGTGTTCATCCTGGTGATCGCGCTGACCAGCTGGTTCGGCCTGACCCGCCTGACCCGCGGGGACACGCTGACCATCAAGGTGCGCGACTACGTGGCCGCCTGCCGGATGATGGGCGGGCGCAGCCCGCGGATCATCTTCCGGCACATCCTGCCGAACACCATCGGCACCACGATCGTGAACACCTCGCTGTCCATCGCGAACTCGGTCTTCGCCTTGTCCGTGCTCAGTTACATCGGGCTGGGACTGCAGGCGCCGAACGACGACTGGGGCGGGATGTTCGCGAACGGATCCAGCTATCTGGACCAGAACTTCTGGTGGATGATCTATCCGCCGGGCGTGTCCATCGTGCTGATCATCATCTCCTGCAACTTCATCGGAGACGCCCTGCGCGACGCCTTCGAGACCCGGCTCCAGAAGCGGTGA
- a CDS encoding ABC transporter ATP-binding protein — MSRNLLLTDASGRPADPAPSGSPLLSVQDLHVTFGSEAGDVRAVRGVSYDLYPGEVLGIVGESGSGKSVSSMAILGLLPDNARVTGSVKLEGRELLGLNDRQMSKIRGKDIAMVFQDPLSALTPVFTVGDQIVEALTVHQKLSRDAARKRALELLDVVGIPDPQRRFKNFPHEFSGGMRQRVMIAMAIANDPKVILCDEPTTALDVTIQAQILEALKNAQELTGAAILMITHDLGVVAGFADKVAVMYAGRPVEQGAVDEIYYSPRMPYTIGLLGSIPRLDGGAEQGRRPLTPIEGNPPSMVGLPDACPFADRCPIATDICRDSEPELLPTGGNAHLSACHRRADLQSGTIPIGEVYPIPDIPAAELDTVPREQREPVLAVTGLQKHFPLLRGAVFKRRVGTVKAVDGIDFEIREGETLGLVGESGCGKTTTLLEILELVAPQAGSIAVFGREAANLSGRERMEMRKDIQIVFQDPMASLDPRMPVGEAIAEPLRTHGWSADKAAARVRELLELVGLEPYHASRFPREFSGGQRQRICVARALALNPKVVILDEPVSALDVSIQAGVINLLDELRAKLGLSYLFVAHDLSVVRHIADRVAVMYLGRIVEIGDVSSVFHAPSHPYTQALLSAIPLPDPRRERERSRILLPGDLPSPANVPSGCRFRDRCFKYASLDAAEQSRCRDEDPVILPRPGKADHAAACHYADALQVV, encoded by the coding sequence ATGAGCCGGAATCTGCTGCTGACCGACGCCTCCGGGCGCCCCGCCGACCCGGCGCCGTCCGGCTCCCCGCTGCTGTCCGTCCAGGACCTGCACGTCACCTTCGGCTCCGAGGCCGGGGACGTGCGCGCGGTGCGCGGCGTCAGCTACGACCTGTACCCGGGCGAAGTGCTGGGCATCGTCGGCGAGTCCGGCTCCGGCAAGTCCGTGTCCTCCATGGCGATCCTGGGCCTGCTGCCGGACAACGCCCGCGTCACCGGCTCGGTGAAGCTCGAGGGCCGGGAACTGCTGGGTCTGAACGACAGGCAGATGTCGAAGATCCGCGGCAAGGACATCGCGATGGTCTTCCAGGACCCGCTGTCCGCGCTGACCCCGGTGTTCACCGTCGGCGACCAGATCGTCGAGGCGCTGACCGTGCACCAGAAGCTGTCCCGGGACGCCGCGCGCAAGCGTGCCCTGGAGCTGCTCGACGTGGTCGGCATCCCGGACCCGCAGCGGCGTTTCAAGAACTTCCCGCACGAGTTCTCCGGCGGCATGCGCCAGCGCGTGATGATCGCCATGGCGATCGCCAACGACCCCAAGGTGATCCTCTGCGACGAGCCGACGACCGCGCTCGACGTGACCATCCAGGCGCAGATCCTGGAGGCGCTGAAGAACGCCCAGGAGCTCACCGGCGCGGCGATCCTGATGATCACCCACGACCTCGGCGTGGTCGCCGGGTTCGCCGACAAGGTCGCGGTGATGTACGCCGGCCGCCCGGTCGAGCAGGGCGCCGTCGACGAGATCTACTACAGCCCGCGCATGCCGTACACCATCGGCCTGCTCGGCTCGATCCCGCGCCTGGACGGCGGCGCCGAGCAGGGCCGCCGGCCGCTGACCCCGATCGAGGGCAACCCGCCGTCGATGGTCGGGCTGCCGGACGCCTGCCCCTTCGCCGACCGCTGCCCGATCGCGACCGACATCTGCCGGGACTCCGAGCCCGAGCTGCTGCCGACCGGCGGCAACGCGCACCTGTCGGCCTGCCACCGCCGCGCCGACCTGCAGAGCGGGACCATCCCGATCGGCGAGGTCTACCCGATCCCGGACATCCCGGCGGCGGAGCTGGACACCGTGCCGCGCGAGCAGCGCGAGCCGGTGCTGGCGGTGACCGGGCTGCAGAAGCACTTCCCGTTGCTGCGCGGCGCGGTGTTCAAGCGGCGCGTCGGCACGGTCAAGGCCGTGGACGGCATCGACTTCGAGATCCGCGAGGGCGAGACCCTGGGCCTGGTCGGGGAGTCCGGCTGCGGCAAGACCACGACGCTGCTGGAGATCCTGGAGCTGGTGGCTCCGCAGGCCGGCTCGATCGCGGTGTTCGGCCGCGAGGCGGCGAACCTGTCCGGGCGCGAGCGCATGGAGATGCGCAAGGACATCCAGATCGTGTTCCAGGACCCGATGGCGTCGCTGGACCCGCGGATGCCGGTCGGAGAGGCCATCGCAGAGCCCTTGCGCACCCACGGCTGGTCCGCGGACAAGGCGGCGGCGCGGGTGAGGGAGCTGCTGGAGCTGGTCGGCCTGGAGCCGTACCACGCCTCGCGCTTCCCCCGGGAGTTCTCCGGCGGCCAGCGGCAGCGCATCTGCGTGGCCCGGGCGCTGGCGCTGAACCCGAAGGTCGTCATCCTGGACGAGCCGGTCTCGGCGCTGGACGTGTCGATCCAGGCCGGCGTCATCAACCTGCTCGACGAGCTGCGGGCCAAGCTGGGCCTGAGCTACCTGTTCGTGGCGCACGACCTGTCGGTGGTCCGGCACATCGCCGACCGGGTGGCCGTGATGTACCTGGGGCGGATCGTCGAGATCGGCGACGTGTCCTCGGTCTTCCACGCGCCTTCGCACCCTTACACCCAGGCGCTGCTCTCCGCGATCCCGCTGCCGGACCCGCGCCGGGAGCGCGAGCGCTCGCGGATCCTGCTCCCCGGCGACCTGCCCTCGCCGGCGAACGTGCCCTCCGGCTGCCGGTTCCGCGACCGCTGCTTCAAGTACGCGTCGCTGGACGCCGCCGAGCAGAGCAGATGCCGCGACGAGGACCCGGTCATCCTGCCGCGTCCCGGCAAGGCGGACCACGCCGCGGCGTGCCACTACGCGGACGCGCTGCAAGTGGTCTGA